The Thermoplasmatales archaeon genome includes a region encoding these proteins:
- a CDS encoding 50S ribosomal protein L31e has translation MEEKIYTVPIIKTKNSPRSKRAKIAVREIKEFLKRHTKSDNIKIDKSVNELVWERGIKNPPSKIRLKVVKIDDIIWAYTPEAEVKIEEIKKEKKEKEIKKEEESKEKEEEKEEKKEEDVKKAEEENQSHAEKD, from the coding sequence ATGGAAGAGAAAATTTATACAGTGCCAATAATTAAAACAAAAAATTCTCCCAGAAGCAAGAGGGCTAAAATTGCGGTAAGGGAAATAAAGGAATTTTTGAAAAGACACACAAAAAGTGATAATATCAAGATAGACAAGAGTGTAAATGAACTTGTATGGGAAAGAGGAATAAAAAATCCTCCAAGTAAAATAAGGCTGAAGGTTGTTAAAATTGATGATATTATATGGGCTTATACGCCCGAGGCAGAAGTTAAGATTGAGGAAATTAAAAAGGAAAAGAAGGAAAAAGAAATAAAAAAGGAGGAGGAAAGTAAGGAAAAAGAGGAAGAGAAGGAAGAGAAAAAAGAGGAAGATGTAAAGAAAGCAGAGGAGGAAAACCAGAGCCATGCTGAAAAAGATTGA
- a CDS encoding 50S ribosomal protein L39e: MARNKPAARKRRLMKETKSNRRVPAWIIIRTSRRFLQHPKRRYWRRNNLKR, encoded by the coding sequence ATGGCAAGAAACAAGCCAGCGGCTAGAAAAAGGAGATTGATGAAGGAAACAAAAAGCAATAGGCGCGTGCCGGCATGGATAATAATAAGAACGAGCAGAAGATTTTTACAGCATCCGAAGAGGAGATACTGGAGGAGAAACAATTTAAAGAGGTGA
- a CDS encoding 30S ribosomal protein S19e, which translates to MTTAYDVPAEPLIKRLAEKLKNDFKIQPPEWAKWVKTGMHKERPPENPDWWYVRVAAILRKIYMRGPIGTSRLRGFYGGRRDRRNAPYKHVKGSGSIVRKALHQLEEIGLVEQIKGKGRKITAKGQSLVDNTAHELATEIGKLI; encoded by the coding sequence ATGACTACAGCATATGATGTGCCTGCGGAGCCGTTAATAAAAAGGTTAGCGGAAAAGCTAAAGAATGATTTCAAAATACAGCCACCTGAATGGGCTAAATGGGTAAAGACTGGAATGCATAAGGAAAGACCGCCTGAAAATCCAGACTGGTGGTATGTGAGAGTTGCTGCCATTCTTAGAAAAATTTATATGCGCGGGCCCATTGGAACATCTCGCTTGAGGGGCTTCTATGGAGGGAGGAGGGACAGGAGAAATGCTCCATATAAACATGTAAAGGGAAGTGGTTCAATAGTAAGGAAAGCACTTCACCAGCTTGAAGAAATCGGGCTTGTTGAGCAGATAAAAGGAAAAGGAAGAAAAATCACCGCCAAAGGACAATCACTCGTTGATAATACCGCTCATGAACTTGCGACTGAAATAGGAAAACTTATATAG
- a CDS encoding CDC48 family AAA ATPase: protein MEMNEVMLRVAEGLSQDVGAGRARLDTETRMKLNVAPGDIIEIEGGRKTGAVVWRARPVDEGKGIIRIDNLTRKNARVGIGDKVIVRKGEVKVASQVVIAPAISQSQRIQFGHGIESIVKRGLYKRPLTAGDTIIVPGIALFGNSLPFGVVKTEPKGLVVIGDETSVVVKEEPIKEELLKLPQISYEDIGGLDEEIMKIREMIELPLKHPELFERLGIDPPKGVLLYGPPGTGKTLIAKAVANESGASFFTINGPEIMSKFYGQSEENLRRTFEEAEKNAPSIIFIDEIDAIAPKREEVHGEVERRVVSQLLTLMDGLKGRGKVIVIGATNRPDSLDPALRRPGRFDREIEIGVPDRDGRKEILQIHTRGMPLAEDVNLDALADVTHGFVGADLAALAREAAMNALRRYLPEIELDKPIPTEILERMVVTMNDFKEALKMIEPSALREVLIEIPNVRWDDIGGLEDVKQRLREAVEWPLKNPEAFKKLGIRPPKGILLYGPPGTGKTLLAKAVATESEANFLSVKGPEIYSKWVGESEKAIRELFKKAKQTAPSIIFFDEIDAIAPRRGSYEGTRVTETVVNQLLTSMDGLEQMSDVVIIGATNRPDILDPSLLRPGRFDELVLVGIPDKEARKNIFKIHTANMPLAKDVNIDELAEITDGYVGADIEAICREAGMIALRENANEVTKEYFMRAIKEAHPSVDEEMMEYYKEMEKKLGKGVAKKELKKGVEVM, encoded by the coding sequence ATGGAAATGAATGAAGTTATGCTTAGGGTTGCTGAAGGATTAAGCCAGGATGTAGGGGCAGGAAGAGCAAGGCTTGATACTGAAACAAGAATGAAGCTTAATGTTGCCCCTGGAGATATAATTGAAATAGAGGGAGGAAGAAAAACTGGCGCAGTTGTATGGCGCGCCCGCCCTGTTGATGAGGGAAAGGGAATAATAAGGATTGATAATCTTACGAGGAAAAATGCAAGGGTCGGGATAGGAGATAAGGTAATAGTGAGGAAGGGTGAAGTTAAGGTTGCGAGCCAGGTTGTTATCGCCCCAGCAATTTCTCAAAGTCAGAGGATACAATTTGGGCATGGAATAGAAAGTATAGTTAAGAGAGGACTTTATAAGCGCCCCCTTACTGCTGGAGACACAATAATTGTCCCTGGAATTGCTCTATTTGGAAATTCTCTACCATTTGGTGTTGTTAAAACAGAGCCAAAAGGATTGGTTGTGATAGGTGATGAAACAAGTGTAGTAGTTAAAGAAGAGCCAATAAAGGAAGAATTACTCAAATTGCCGCAGATAAGCTATGAAGACATCGGTGGGCTTGATGAAGAAATAATGAAAATAAGAGAAATGATAGAATTGCCATTGAAGCATCCAGAACTTTTTGAAAGGCTTGGAATAGACCCTCCAAAAGGAGTATTGCTTTATGGGCCACCAGGCACTGGCAAGACATTGATTGCGAAGGCAGTTGCCAACGAATCTGGAGCAAGTTTCTTTACCATAAATGGTCCAGAAATAATGAGCAAATTTTATGGGCAAAGCGAAGAAAATTTGAGGAGAACATTTGAGGAGGCTGAGAAAAATGCTCCTTCTATAATTTTTATTGATGAAATAGATGCAATCGCTCCTAAAAGAGAGGAAGTGCATGGTGAGGTGGAGAGAAGAGTTGTTTCTCAATTGCTTACACTTATGGACGGGCTAAAGGGAAGAGGAAAGGTAATAGTTATAGGTGCAACAAACAGACCAGATTCTCTTGACCCTGCTTTAAGGCGTCCTGGAAGATTTGATAGAGAAATAGAGATAGGCGTGCCAGACAGGGATGGAAGGAAGGAAATCCTTCAGATTCATACCCGTGGTATGCCTCTTGCTGAAGATGTAAATCTTGACGCTCTTGCAGATGTAACCCACGGGTTTGTTGGCGCTGATTTGGCAGCACTTGCGAGGGAGGCGGCGATGAATGCGCTGCGGAGATATTTGCCAGAGATAGAACTTGACAAGCCAATTCCTACTGAAATTCTTGAAAGAATGGTTGTTACAATGAATGATTTCAAAGAAGCACTTAAAATGATTGAACCATCTGCTTTAAGAGAAGTTCTTATTGAAATTCCAAATGTTAGGTGGGATGATATTGGCGGGCTTGAAGATGTGAAGCAAAGGCTCAGAGAGGCTGTTGAATGGCCACTTAAAAATCCAGAAGCATTTAAAAAATTGGGAATTAGGCCACCAAAAGGAATTTTGCTTTATGGGCCACCAGGCACTGGCAAGACATTGCTTGCAAAGGCTGTTGCAACAGAGAGTGAGGCAAACTTTTTATCAGTTAAAGGGCCAGAGATTTATAGCAAATGGGTTGGAGAAAGCGAGAAAGCAATAAGAGAATTATTTAAAAAAGCAAAGCAGACCGCTCCATCAATAATATTCTTTGACGAAATAGACGCAATTGCCCCAAGGAGAGGGAGTTATGAAGGCACAAGAGTTACTGAAACTGTTGTAAACCAACTCTTAACTTCAATGGATGGGCTTGAACAGATGAGTGATGTTGTTATAATCGGTGCAACAAATAGACCCGATATCCTTGATCCTTCTCTTTTACGCCCTGGCAGATTTGATGAACTTGTTCTTGTTGGAATACCTGACAAAGAGGCGAGGAAAAACATATTCAAGATACATACTGCAAATATGCCACTCGCAAAGGATGTTAATATAGATGAACTCGCTGAAATTACTGACGGATATGTTGGAGCTGATATTGAAGCAATATGTAGGGAAGCAGGAATGATAGCATTGAGGGAGAATGCAAATGAAGTTACAAAAGAGTATTTCATGAGAGCTATAAAGGAGGCTCATCCATCTGTTGATGAGGAAATGATGGAATATTACAAAGAAATGGAGAAAAAATTGGGAAAGGGAGTTGCAAAGAAAGAACTCAAAAAGGGAGTGGAAGTAATGTAG